One window of Aspergillus oryzae RIB40 DNA, chromosome 3 genomic DNA carries:
- a CDS encoding uncharacterized protein (branched chain aminotransferase BCAT1, pyridoxal phosphate enzymes type IV superfamily), which yields MAPSAIESQKTKPEAPVVTEKQAGQPLDASKLIYTYTTNPRDVPDETTAHSGDETICTDHMVVATWKASTGWSAPELKPYGPLNLMPTASCLHYATECFEGLKVYRGYDGKLRVFRPDRNAARLNMSASRISLPQADADEITKLIFALLEVDGAKWLPKERAGNFLYLRPTLIGTQPTIGLVKSKQAILYIILSYMPRQDTPPGGMRLLTSPEDMVRSWVGGFGYAKVGANYGPSVLATQDAMQRGFHQILWLYGDQGECTEAGGSNFFVVWHRKDGKKEIITAPLDDRLILDGVTRRSCLELAKERLSDEFEVTERKYTIGELIEAEAEGRLLESFAAGTAWFITPVSAIQHREHDIPIPTGPDGGPGEVTGKIKGWLSDIMYGRAEHEWGIVVSERE from the exons ATGGCTCCCTCCGCTATCGAGTCacagaaaaccaaacccGAAGCCCCTGTTGTCACCGAGAAACAGGCCGGTCAACCCCTTGACGCCTCCAAGTTGATCTACACCTACACTACCAACCCACGCGATGTTCCCGACGAAACAACAGCTCATTCCGGCGACGAGACCATCTGCACCGACCACATGGTCGTCGCAACCTGGAAAGCCTCCACAGGCTGGTCAGCCCCAGAGTTGAAGCCATACGGTCCATTGAATCTCATGCCCACAGCCTCCTGCTTACACTACGCTACCGAGTGCTTCGAGGGACTCAAAGTATACCGCGGCTACGACGGTAAGCTCCGGGTCTTCCGTCCAGATCGCAACGCCGCCCGCTTGAACATGTCCGCGAGTCGTATCTCCCTACCCCAAGCCGACGCCGACGAGATAACAAAGCTCATATTCGCCCTCCTCGAAGTCGACGGCGCGAAATGGCTCCCCAAGGAGAGAGCCGGTAACTTCCTGTACTTGAGACCGACACTCATCGGCACCCAGCCGACTATCGGTCTTGTGAAGTCCAAGCAAGCGATCTTATACATCATCCTGAGCTATATGCCTCGACAGGATACTCCACCCGGGGGAATGAGGCTTTTGACTTCACCAGAAGATATGGTTCGTTCTTGGGTGGGTGGATTCGGCTATGCCAAGGTTGGTGCGAATTATGGGCCGTCGGTCCTCGCCACGCAAGATGCTATGCAACGTGGCTTTCATCAAATACTCTGGCTATACGGTGATCAGGGTGAGTGTACAGAGGCGGGCGGTAGTAATTTCTTTGTGGTCTGGCACCGCAAGgatggcaagaaggaaattaTCACGGCGCCGTTAGATGACCGGCTTATTCTGGATGGTGTTACCCGGCGCAGCTGCTTGGAgttggcaaaggaaagactCAGTGATGAGTTTGAAGTCACTGAGCGCAAGTATACTATTGGTGAGCTGATCGAGGCCGAGGCGGAAGGCCGACTGCTGGAGTCGTTTGCTGCGGGCACGGCG TGGTTCATCACCCCTGTCTCGGCGATTCAGCACCGAGAGCATGATATTCCTATCCCGACGGGACCTGATGGTGGACCCGGTGAGGTCACTGGTAAGATCAAGGGCTGGTTGAGCGATATCATGTATGGGCGTGCAGAGCATGAGTGGGGTATTGTGGTGTCTGAGAGGGAATAG
- a CDS encoding lysophosphatidic acid acyltransferase LOA1 (predicted protein) — translation MEKFTQFRDRGSGIAPFLPIPPQPAGFQLPLRVFLFFFRLPLFIFVCVSYFLVLQWLPIGSLGKKASLWCILGVPSIWWIDLQVDGVRKGSLSKQHQARLPGPGSVIASSFTSPIDAVYLAAIFDPVFTASYPNSRKVEQISLFQAILRAFAIPQANPPPKARLVDLATLVKKNPGRPIVTFPECTTTNARGILPPSPSLLSVAPKTKIYPVSLRYTPADVVTPLPGSYVSFLWTLLSKPTHCIRVRIAEGVVSGVDGEGGFTTRKSTYDTNYLDTLDKDSTYGSLDTEDAELTRAEKALLDNVADSLARLGRVKRVGLGVPEKKDFVRMWTKTRRTW, via the exons ATGGAGAAATTCACTCAGTTCCGAGATCGAG GGTCGGGAATTGCGCCTTTCCTTCCTATTCCACCTCAACCCGCCGGCTTTCAGCTGCCGTTACgcgtcttcctcttctttttccgtCTTCCGCTGTTTATCTTCGTTTGTGTCAGCTACTTCCTCGTGCTACAATGGCTTCCGATTGGATCGCTAGGGAAGAAGGCATCCTTGTGGTGTATTCTAGGGGTGCCCAGCATATGGTGGATTGATCTTCAAGTGGACGGCGTGAGGAAAGG ATCCCTCTCCAAGCAACATCAAGCGCGTCTTCCAGGTCCAGGCTCCGTCATTGCCTCCTCGTTTACATCCCCCATCGACGCAGTCTACCTGGCCGCCATATTCGACCCCGTCTTCACTGCTTCCTACCCGAACTCGCGGAAGGTCGAACAGATCTCCCTCTTCCAGGCGATCCTGCGCGCATTCGCCATCCCGCAAGCTAACCCACCCCCGAAAGCACGCTTGGTGGATCTTGCGACCTTAGTCAAGAAAAACCCCGGGCGACCCATCGTCACGTTCCCCGAATGCACGACCACCAATGCGCGGGGCATCCTGCCCCCCAGCCCCTCGCTCTTGAGTGTGGCCCCGAAGACTAAGATCTACCCCGTCAGCCTGCGGTATACCCCGGCTGATGTTGTGACGCCACTTCCCGGAAGTTATGTGAGCTTCTTGTGGACGCTGCTCAGCAAACCCACGCACTGTATCCGGGTGCGCATTGCCGAGGGGGTGGTGAGTGGAGTTGATGGAGAGGGCGGATTCACTACCCGGAAGTCTACGTATGATACCAACTATTTGGATACACTGGACAAGGATAGTACGTATGGATCCCTGGACACGGAGGATGCAGAGTTGACGCGGGCTGAGAAGGCCTTGTTGGACAATGTGGCAGACTCCCTGGCACGTCTGGGAAGAGTCAAGCGGGTTGGATTGGGCGttccggagaagaaggatttTGTCCGAATGTGGACGAAGACGCGACGAACATGGTGA